Proteins encoded together in one Pseudoroseomonas cervicalis window:
- a CDS encoding DMT family protein — MNLALLLPPLLLVGSNIVMTWAWYGHLKQPSWPLWLAVLISWGIAFFEYCLAVPANRIGYGAYTGQQLKVMQEVITLMVFGGFSVMVLGEPLRWTYLAAMGCLIAAVVFIFLPVD; from the coding sequence ATGAACCTTGCCCTGCTGCTGCCGCCGCTGCTGCTGGTCGGCTCCAACATCGTCATGACCTGGGCCTGGTATGGCCATCTGAAGCAGCCTTCCTGGCCGCTCTGGCTGGCGGTGCTGATCAGCTGGGGCATCGCCTTCTTCGAATACTGCCTGGCGGTGCCGGCCAACCGCATCGGCTATGGCGCCTATACCGGCCAGCAGCTGAAGGTGATGCAGGAGGTGATCACGCTGATGGTGTTCGGCGGCTTCTCGGTGATGGTGCTGGGGGAGCCGCTGCGCTGGACCTATCTGGCCGCCATGGGCTGCCTGATCGCCGCCGTCGTCTTCATTTTTCTTCCTGTTGACTGA